In the Arachis ipaensis cultivar K30076 chromosome B10, Araip1.1, whole genome shotgun sequence genome, one interval contains:
- the LOC107624423 gene encoding spermidine hydroxycinnamoyl transferase, translating into MVRIKCIHTVIPTEATPNGTLLLSESEQINAHTHALTIYIYRANHDHNHYNIIDTIKHSLGNILILYYPLAGRLRMIEGGRMEIDCNGEGVMLFEAESLKTLQDYGDFVPRAALRPLLPTVDYREPVENIPLVLVQVTRFACGGLCVGFGVSNVVVDGISGTVFVDAWAKLARGGTLGEDEKPILDKMVILKSEFIGPRFVHREFKPLPLIIGSSDVSEESKKETDLAILKLTREMVEKLRKKANDDGCLEFGYEEPVTPQNHHRPYSRYESIAAHIWRCACKARHVDHNQPTVVLTVAGVRNRLKPPLPLNYFGNATHPTVTPTCLSGEIASKPLRYGAQKIREAIELLTDEYLRSAFEFIGRQDHVGWLRPKLNSEPPFLGNPNLNIWSWMSNMPTYGPDFGWGRPLYMGPCEVVGDGRAFIMPAPTGDGTLSVVIRLQTPHLQPFEKFFYEDI; encoded by the exons ATGGTTAGAATCAAATGTATCCACACTGTAATTCCTACCGAAGCTACCCCAAATGGCACTTTGTTGCTCTCTGAGAGTGAGCAAATCAATGCTCATACTCATGCACTCACAATTTACATTTACCGTGCAAATCACGATCACAACCACTACAATATCATTGACACAATCAAACACTCCCTTGGCAACATCTTGATTCTTTACTACCCTCTCGCCGGCCGCCTTCGCATGATTGAAGGCGGAAGAATGGAAATTGACTGTAACGGGGAGGGTGTAATGCTGTTCGAAGCGGAGTCCCTGAAAACATTGCAAGACTACGGTGATTTCGTGCCCAGGGCCGCCTTGAGGCCGCTTCTGCCGACGGTTGATTACCGTGAGCCTGTGGAAAACATTCCTCTTGTTCTGGTGCAGGTGACGAGATTCGCGTGTGGTGGCCTGTGTGTTGGGTTTGGAGTTTCCAATGTCGTTGTGGATGGAATCTCTGGCACTGTCTTCGTTGACGCTTGGGCTAAGCTTGCTCGAGGTGGCACTTTGGGAGAAGATGAGAAGCCAATTCTTGATAAAATGGTGATTCTAAAATCTGAGTTTATCGGACCGCGTTTTGTGCACCGTGAATTCAAGCCACTTCCGCTGATAATTGGTAGCTCTGACGTCAGTGAGGAGAGCAAGAAGGAAACAGATCTTGCAATTCTGAAGCTCACAAGGGAGATGGTAGAAAAGCTGAGGAAGAAAGCCAATGACGACGGATGCTTGGAATTTGGTTACGAGGAGCCAGTTACGCCGCAGAATCACCATCGACCCTACAGCAG GTATGAAAGCATTGCCGCTCATATCTGGAGGTGTGCATGCAAGGCACGCCACGTGGATCACAACCAACCCACGGTGGTCCTCACTGTCGCCGGCGTCCGAAACAGGCTAAAGCCACCTCTCCCTCTAAACTATTTCGGGAACGCGACGCACCCAACTGTGACCCCCACATGCCTCAGCGGGGAAATTGCTTCAAAGCCACTAAGATATGGTGCGCAAAAGATAAGAGAAGCGATCGAGTTGCTAACAGATGAGTACCTGAGATCAGCCTTTGAGTTCATTGGGAGGCAGGACCATGTAGGGTGGCTGAGGCCAAAGCTTAACAGTGAACCACCATTTCTTGGGAATCCAAACCTCAACATTTGGAGTTGGATGAGTAACATGCCTACCTATGGACCTGATTTTGGATGGGGAAGGCCGCTGTATATGGGACCCTGTGAGGTCGTCGGAGACGGCAGGGCGTTTATCATGCCAGCTCCCACCGGAGATGGGACTCTTTCCGTTGTCATTCGCTTGCAGACTCCTCATCTTCAACCATTTGAGAAGTTCTTCTACGAGGACATATAG